In a single window of the Limnochorda sp. L945t genome:
- the surE gene encoding 5'/3'-nucleotidase SurE, whose protein sequence is MARILLSNDDGIDSPGLAALAEALDSIGQLRIVAPDRDRSATGHAITVRDALKVERRTLAGRWPAFAVSGTPADCVKLGVLELFPDPPDLVVSGINPGANLGIDVFYSGTVAAAAEGVLLGIAAVAISSITDKHAPRFDPARQVAPVIVQWMLQKRAEGQGVLLNVNVPDRVAHPVAALRWTRIGLNRRYRDAFEKPPDTDGHFRLVGDADEGDREDPTTDAGAVHRGYVSVTPMQFDLTDYEALARWGLQLGQPMFSTEDRLARQVAPKATSA, encoded by the coding sequence GTGGCGCGCATTTTGCTCTCCAACGACGACGGTATCGACAGCCCGGGGCTCGCCGCCCTGGCAGAGGCCCTCGATTCCATCGGGCAACTGCGGATCGTGGCCCCCGATCGGGACCGCAGTGCAACGGGACATGCCATCACGGTACGCGACGCGCTCAAGGTCGAGAGACGGACCCTCGCAGGGCGATGGCCCGCCTTCGCGGTATCGGGTACCCCGGCCGACTGCGTGAAGCTGGGGGTGCTGGAGTTGTTCCCTGACCCGCCGGACCTGGTGGTCTCGGGCATCAACCCGGGGGCCAACCTGGGGATCGACGTCTTTTACTCAGGCACTGTGGCGGCGGCGGCCGAAGGGGTGTTGCTCGGGATCGCGGCGGTCGCCATCTCGTCCATCACGGACAAGCACGCGCCGCGCTTCGACCCGGCCCGGCAGGTGGCCCCGGTCATCGTGCAGTGGATGTTGCAGAAGCGGGCCGAGGGCCAGGGGGTACTGCTCAACGTCAACGTGCCCGACCGGGTGGCGCATCCCGTGGCGGCGCTGCGCTGGACCCGTATCGGGCTCAACCGCCGCTACCGTGACGCCTTCGAGAAGCCTCCGGACACGGACGGCCACTTCCGCCTGGTGGGGGACGCGGACGAGGGCGACCGGGAGGATCCGACGACCGACGCGGGCGCGGTGCACCGGGGCTACGTCTCCGTGACGCCGATGCAGTTCGACCTGACCGACTACGAGGCCCTGGCACGGTGGGGCCTGCAGCTCGGCCAGCCGATGTTCTCCACGGAGGACCGCCTCGCCCGGCAAGTGGCACCCAAGGCAACATCTGCCTGA
- the lexA gene encoding transcriptional repressor LexA, with protein sequence MAPSRELTPRQRQVLEFIRKMVQSRGYPPSVREIGEAVGLSSSSTVHGHLARLEEKGYLRRDPTKPRAIEILDDHRPVRKEIVQVPVLGRVPAGQPLLAVQNVEDFFPLPADFTEHAEVFMLRVRGDSMKGAGILDGDYVVVRSQPSVENGEIGVALVEDEATVKRIFKEKGQVRLQPENPRYKPILTKDVQILGKVIGVLRKLG encoded by the coding sequence ATGGCACCCTCACGGGAGCTCACGCCTCGTCAGCGTCAGGTGTTGGAGTTCATCAGGAAGATGGTCCAGAGCCGGGGCTATCCGCCGTCGGTACGGGAGATCGGAGAGGCGGTGGGCCTGAGCTCGAGCTCGACCGTCCACGGCCACCTCGCCCGGCTCGAGGAAAAGGGGTATCTGCGCCGGGATCCCACCAAGCCCAGAGCCATCGAGATCCTCGACGACCACCGGCCCGTCCGCAAAGAGATCGTCCAGGTGCCCGTGCTGGGTCGGGTGCCCGCGGGCCAGCCGTTGCTCGCCGTCCAAAACGTCGAGGATTTCTTCCCCCTGCCGGCCGACTTCACCGAGCACGCCGAGGTCTTCATGCTGCGGGTACGGGGCGACAGCATGAAGGGCGCGGGCATCCTGGACGGCGACTACGTGGTGGTTCGTTCGCAGCCGTCGGTCGAGAACGGCGAGATCGGGGTCGCGCTGGTGGAAGACGAGGCCACCGTGAAGCGCATCTTCAAGGAGAAGGGCCAGGTCCGCCTCCAGCCCGAAAACCCGCGCTACAAGCCGATCCTCACGAAGGACGTGCAGATCCTCGGCAAGGTCATCGGCGTCCTGCGCAAGCTTGGGTGA
- a CDS encoding LysM peptidoglycan-binding domain-containing protein: MERSTPAKVISLHGGLEQARPAASRPPGSGGRVAQGWQAALTIAVGVLLLAWVLRWQAVREPSDRHGSTGPKTLGYERVIEPGETLWDVAVREGPAGADPRWLVESLRRANGIEAPQALEPGRRLWIPWPPVAGKSGGVAGATADLATADPADDATWSGGSLSREVASAVP, from the coding sequence GTGGAGCGCTCTACGCCGGCCAAGGTCATCTCCCTGCACGGGGGGCTCGAGCAGGCAAGGCCGGCGGCAAGTCGGCCGCCGGGAAGCGGCGGGCGGGTCGCGCAGGGATGGCAGGCCGCCCTGACCATCGCCGTTGGCGTGCTGCTCTTGGCCTGGGTGCTCCGGTGGCAGGCCGTACGGGAGCCCTCGGACCGGCACGGGAGCACGGGGCCGAAGACGCTGGGGTACGAGCGGGTGATCGAGCCGGGCGAGACGCTCTGGGACGTGGCCGTCCGCGAGGGCCCGGCCGGGGCCGATCCGAGGTGGCTGGTCGAGAGCCTGCGCCGGGCCAACGGCATCGAGGCGCCTCAGGCCTTGGAGCCGGGGCGAAGGCTCTGGATTCCCTGGCCGCCGGTCGCAGGCAAAAGCGGCGGGGTGGCCGGCGCTACGGCCGACCTGGCTACGGCCGACCCGGCGGACGACGCAACGTGGTCAGGGGGCTCGCTCAGTAGGGAAGTCGCTTCAGCTGTTCCTTGA
- a CDS encoding tyrosine-type recombinase/integrase, producing the protein MTPSRRPKPRPSRTGDIEASPDQAYRPLPPAANAVEQPAGSEPVPADPLIEQYYRHLLVERGLSRRTARAYAGDLALLDRYCRSQGKSLAEADALLLRGFLEYVYDDRQNQAPTRARKISAIRGFYRYLVDQGVLAASPAERLPSPKLPRRLPVFLTGEEAAALLDASAEAGPLPARDRALIATFLYTGCRLGEMLALRLDDVDFAAGAIRFFGKGGKERLVPMREELAEILSAYLPQRRELTARSRSDRLFVNRRGEPLSPSGVRYLLRRILSALPTARPGLSPHKLRHTVATLLLQADADLRTIQELLGHASLATTQRYTHVLNRRLKEQLKRLPY; encoded by the coding sequence TTGACCCCATCGCGCCGGCCCAAGCCGCGCCCCTCGCGTACTGGCGACATCGAGGCGTCCCCTGACCAGGCGTACCGGCCGTTGCCGCCCGCCGCAAACGCCGTGGAGCAGCCCGCCGGCTCGGAGCCCGTACCGGCCGATCCGCTCATCGAGCAGTACTATCGGCATCTCCTGGTCGAACGGGGGTTGAGCCGGAGGACCGCGCGCGCCTACGCCGGCGACCTCGCGTTGCTCGACCGCTATTGCCGCAGCCAGGGTAAGAGCCTGGCCGAGGCCGATGCGCTGCTCCTGCGCGGATTCCTCGAGTACGTGTATGACGATCGCCAGAACCAGGCACCCACGCGGGCTCGCAAGATCAGCGCGATCCGCGGCTTTTACCGCTATCTCGTGGATCAGGGTGTCCTCGCCGCCAGCCCGGCAGAACGCCTGCCGAGCCCGAAGCTTCCCCGGCGCCTTCCGGTCTTCCTGACCGGCGAAGAGGCGGCCGCCCTGCTCGACGCATCGGCGGAGGCGGGGCCCCTGCCCGCCAGGGACCGGGCCCTCATCGCGACCTTCCTCTACACCGGTTGCCGGCTGGGAGAGATGCTGGCCCTTCGCCTCGATGACGTCGACTTTGCCGCCGGCGCCATCCGCTTTTTCGGCAAAGGCGGCAAGGAGCGCCTGGTCCCCATGCGCGAGGAGCTCGCCGAGATCCTCTCCGCGTACCTTCCGCAACGCCGCGAGCTTACTGCCCGCTCCCGCTCGGACCGGCTCTTCGTCAACCGGCGGGGCGAGCCGCTCTCTCCGTCCGGCGTGCGCTACTTGCTGCGTCGCATCCTGTCGGCACTGCCCACGGCCCGGCCGGGCCTCTCGCCTCACAAGCTCCGTCACACGGTGGCGACGCTGCTGCTCCAGGCGGACGCGGACCTCCGCACCATCCAGGAACTACTGGGGCATGCCTCTCTCGCCACCACCCAGCGCTACACCCACGTGCTCAACCGGCGTCTCAAGGAACAGCTGAAGCGACTTCCCTACTGA
- a CDS encoding phosphoribosyltransferase, giving the protein MRLDLFPAVVSRRVGDRVASADPVWRVPLGSGWQGRRVAVVDDVADTGRALAVVAQAVRAAGAASVVTVAMASHTWTDPRPDVAGLVSDALVVLPWGRYALEDGRWRLHPECVEALALQRTGPKGRTPGRRGRPQPGDSPEGVTVYCAKCLFSAVTRIHDGCRSRACTTGLDALRSSPGRVSIVDPIAPAQAAPLAYWRHRGVP; this is encoded by the coding sequence TTGCGGCTCGACCTCTTCCCCGCCGTGGTCTCGCGGCGGGTCGGGGACAGGGTTGCCTCCGCCGACCCGGTGTGGCGTGTCCCGCTGGGGTCCGGATGGCAGGGGCGGCGCGTCGCGGTCGTCGACGACGTGGCCGACACGGGGCGCGCGCTGGCGGTCGTGGCGCAGGCCGTCCGCGCCGCGGGAGCCGCCTCGGTCGTGACGGTGGCGATGGCGAGCCACACCTGGACGGATCCGCGCCCCGACGTGGCCGGACTCGTGTCGGACGCGCTCGTGGTGCTGCCGTGGGGCCGTTACGCCCTCGAGGACGGCCGGTGGCGCCTGCACCCGGAATGCGTGGAGGCGCTGGCGTTGCAGCGCACCGGGCCGAAGGGGCGAACCCCCGGGCGTAGAGGCCGGCCGCAGCCGGGCGACAGCCCAGAAGGTGTCACGGTCTACTGCGCTAAATGTCTCTTTAGCGCAGTAACACGCATACACGACGGATGCCGGTCCCGGGCGTGCACGACCGGCCTCGATGCGCTACGCTCGTCACCAGGAAGGGTGAGCATCGTTGACCCCATCGCGCCGGCCCAAGCCGCGCCCCTCGCGTACTGGCGACATCGAGGCGTCCCCTGA
- a CDS encoding Clp protease N-terminal domain-containing protein has protein sequence MMQLTDRMRRAMERAEGVARAMGSARVEPAHLLAALALEEGSGAERLLRRAGIDLRAFRLDLPGGDPAPGAGKVPFSPRAKQVVTQAGAEATALGHAYLGTEHLAVALAGSHTELLAALQQHGAGGQERLRELLRRGIDEESRS, from the coding sequence ATGATGCAGCTGACCGACCGCATGCGCAGGGCGATGGAACGGGCCGAGGGCGTGGCCCGGGCCATGGGCTCTGCACGGGTGGAGCCGGCGCACCTGCTCGCCGCCCTTGCCCTGGAAGAGGGAAGCGGGGCAGAGCGGCTGCTCCGGAGGGCCGGCATCGACCTGCGGGCCTTTCGGTTGGACCTCCCCGGCGGCGACCCGGCACCCGGAGCCGGCAAGGTGCCCTTCTCGCCACGGGCCAAGCAGGTGGTCACCCAGGCCGGCGCAGAAGCGACGGCGCTCGGTCATGCCTATCTTGGCACCGAGCACCTGGCGGTGGCCCTGGCGGGCTCCCACACCGAGCTCCTGGCCGCCTTGCAACAGCACGGAGCCGGCGGGCAGGAGCGTCTTCGGGAGCTCCTCCGCCGGGGGATCGACGAGGAAAGCCGCTCGTAG
- a CDS encoding molybdopterin-dependent oxidoreductase: MSDFMDRRALLRRMGAAMAGLGAYASVAGRAMAAGTIQAGPASRDPTRLVALPGKRPLIQIYDKPPVYETPTGALIGKEIYPLTDRDAYYVRWREANIPVIRPEELRVDVAGDAAVSPRSFTFDDLRRFEEVSVAAVGACTGMGRATLRPLLPGVPWGKGDVSAAKWTGVRVRDLLEAVGVKDDAVQVAFKSAGQTIASKAPEYWRIQSVDELMNPDAILAYKMNDAEIPIWNGAPLRLVVPGEYAPGWVKQVVRVEIRSTPIDNLWAGTQAGPDPLRIVSFVTTPQDGTVLHAGQETELTGIAFDSGIGIARVEVSLDGGKTWDRAALEPSYGKYVWRVWHYRFTPRRRGKLTILTRATGVQGEVQPFEPLEAHYATARRLNSVLEYASYLEVA, from the coding sequence GTGTCGGACTTCATGGATCGCCGCGCTCTTCTGAGGCGGATGGGAGCGGCCATGGCCGGGCTCGGGGCCTACGCCAGCGTCGCCGGACGGGCCATGGCGGCCGGCACGATCCAGGCGGGACCAGCGTCCCGGGATCCGACGCGCCTGGTCGCCCTTCCCGGTAAGCGCCCGCTCATCCAGATCTACGACAAGCCCCCGGTGTACGAGACACCGACGGGTGCGCTCATCGGCAAGGAGATCTACCCGCTCACGGACCGCGACGCGTACTACGTGCGCTGGCGCGAAGCCAACATCCCGGTGATCCGGCCGGAGGAACTGCGCGTCGACGTAGCGGGCGATGCGGCGGTGAGTCCCCGGAGCTTCACGTTCGACGACCTGCGCAGGTTCGAGGAAGTCTCCGTGGCGGCGGTCGGGGCGTGCACCGGCATGGGGCGGGCAACCCTGCGCCCTCTGCTGCCCGGTGTTCCCTGGGGCAAGGGTGACGTCTCCGCCGCCAAGTGGACGGGCGTGCGCGTGCGCGACCTGCTCGAGGCGGTCGGTGTCAAGGACGACGCCGTGCAGGTGGCGTTCAAGTCGGCCGGCCAGACCATCGCCTCGAAGGCGCCCGAGTACTGGCGGATCCAGAGCGTCGACGAACTGATGAATCCCGACGCCATCCTCGCCTACAAGATGAACGACGCCGAGATACCCATCTGGAACGGAGCGCCCCTCCGCCTGGTCGTGCCGGGCGAGTATGCTCCGGGCTGGGTCAAGCAGGTGGTGCGCGTCGAGATCCGCTCCACCCCCATCGACAACCTGTGGGCCGGCACTCAGGCCGGGCCCGACCCGTTACGGATCGTCTCCTTCGTCACCACCCCGCAGGACGGCACCGTGCTCCACGCCGGCCAGGAGACAGAACTGACGGGCATCGCCTTCGACTCGGGGATCGGCATCGCCAGGGTCGAGGTCAGCCTCGACGGCGGCAAGACGTGGGATCGGGCGGCGCTCGAGCCGTCCTACGGCAAGTACGTGTGGCGGGTGTGGCACTACCGCTTCACGCCGCGCCGGCGGGGCAAGCTGACGATCCTCACCCGCGCGACGGGCGTCCAGGGCGAGGTCCAGCCCTTCGAACCCCTCGAAGCCCATTACGCCACCGCGCGCCGGCTCAACTCGGTGCTCGAGTACGCGAGCTACCTGGAGGTCGCCTGA
- a CDS encoding CoA-binding protein: MEHEDTTILEIFRRARTIAVVGLSPDPSRPSHVVARYLKSQGYRILPVNPAAGEVLGEKSHRDLLSIGEGVDVVDVFRRPEHVPAIVDQAIRIGARALWLQEGVVHPEAAEKARKAGLLVVMDRCMLKEHRRLCDKGLLAAPG; encoded by the coding sequence ATGGAGCATGAGGACACCACGATCCTGGAGATCTTCCGGCGAGCGCGCACCATCGCGGTCGTGGGGCTTTCTCCCGATCCGTCGCGCCCGAGCCACGTCGTCGCGCGCTACCTGAAGAGCCAGGGATACCGGATCCTGCCTGTGAATCCGGCAGCCGGCGAGGTGCTCGGGGAGAAGAGCCATCGGGACCTCCTGTCCATCGGGGAAGGCGTGGACGTGGTGGACGTGTTCCGGCGCCCTGAGCACGTGCCGGCCATCGTGGACCAGGCCATCCGGATCGGCGCCCGGGCGCTGTGGCTGCAGGAGGGCGTCGTCCACCCGGAAGCGGCCGAGAAGGCCCGCAAGGCCGGCTTGCTCGTCGTCATGGATCGCTGCATGCTCAAAGAGCACCGGCGCCTTTGCGACAAGGGGCTTCTCGCCGCTCCCGGATGA
- a CDS encoding DUF420 domain-containing protein, whose product MSAAFWMAAFNATINAVSAGVILYGHARIRRDDARAHRKAMVAATALQGLFLVVYGLKTWWFGVTPFEGEPGMRAIYLALLGAHVAGATLIVPLVGASLVLALTGRTRQHRAVSRWTFPLWVFVSVSGPLTFLMLYGLGRPAGG is encoded by the coding sequence GTGAGCGCGGCGTTCTGGATGGCCGCCTTCAACGCAACGATCAACGCCGTGAGCGCGGGAGTGATCCTGTACGGCCACGCCCGGATCCGGCGCGACGACGCCAGGGCCCACCGCAAGGCGATGGTCGCCGCGACCGCCCTGCAGGGGCTCTTCCTCGTCGTGTATGGCCTCAAGACGTGGTGGTTCGGGGTGACCCCGTTCGAGGGGGAGCCGGGGATGCGGGCCATCTACCTGGCGCTGCTAGGCGCGCACGTGGCGGGCGCCACCCTGATCGTGCCGCTGGTGGGAGCGTCGCTCGTCCTGGCGTTGACCGGCCGGACACGGCAGCACCGGGCAGTGTCCCGCTGGACCTTTCCCTTGTGGGTGTTCGTCTCGGTCTCCGGGCCGCTGACCTTCCTGATGCTCTACGGGCTGGGGCGACCGGCCGGGGGCTGA
- a CDS encoding putative glycoside hydrolase: MGSRWVRQACRVVALTATATLSWTAPTWPAERPAGRVLPAAKAAFPAAEARPAVLRGVYVPPGRLVRGIGEREWRALRRAGLNAIVVDVRDDRGKVTLRPWETGDDTARGERVGSAPRVLVRQARAHGMVPVARIVALRDETAGPDRPQLFLLGGGGEPWVGPAGERWLDPRSSAVRAYLAYLARMAADAGFAEIHLDYVRFPSEGGGRGLARPAAAERVAAIRQLVAGVREALEGTGATLSVAMFGQACSVPGDMGIGQQCEAMASAADVLAPMVYPSHFGPGVFGIPVPEREPARTVALALAATGQRVGPARVRPWLQAFSLRVTYGPVELAAQIEAAEKAGTAGWFLWNPSGRYPYLAAATTLVRESPGMVPSRAAVTGGWSRP; this comes from the coding sequence ATGGGAAGCAGGTGGGTGCGCCAGGCATGCCGGGTCGTGGCGCTCACGGCGACCGCGACCCTCTCGTGGACGGCGCCTACCTGGCCGGCGGAGCGTCCGGCGGGGCGGGTCCTTCCCGCCGCAAAGGCGGCTTTCCCGGCGGCTGAGGCGCGGCCGGCCGTCTTGCGCGGCGTCTACGTGCCGCCCGGACGCTTGGTGCGGGGCATCGGTGAACGCGAGTGGCGCGCCCTGCGACGCGCCGGGCTCAACGCCATCGTGGTCGACGTCCGGGATGACCGTGGCAAAGTGACCCTACGGCCGTGGGAGACGGGTGACGATACGGCCCGGGGCGAGCGCGTGGGGTCGGCTCCGAGGGTGCTGGTCCGCCAGGCGAGGGCCCACGGTATGGTGCCCGTAGCGCGCATCGTCGCTTTGCGGGACGAGACGGCCGGCCCCGATCGGCCGCAGCTGTTCCTGCTCGGAGGCGGAGGCGAGCCGTGGGTGGGCCCCGCAGGGGAGCGGTGGCTCGACCCCCGCTCGAGCGCGGTGCGGGCGTATCTCGCATATCTCGCCCGCATGGCCGCCGACGCCGGGTTTGCGGAGATCCACCTGGACTACGTACGTTTCCCCAGCGAAGGAGGGGGCAGAGGCCTGGCACGGCCCGCGGCTGCCGAACGGGTCGCCGCCATCCGGCAACTGGTGGCGGGCGTACGGGAGGCGCTGGAAGGCACCGGGGCCACCCTGTCCGTCGCCATGTTCGGCCAGGCCTGCAGCGTGCCGGGAGACATGGGCATCGGGCAGCAGTGCGAAGCGATGGCCTCCGCGGCCGATGTGCTCGCTCCCATGGTTTACCCCTCCCACTTCGGGCCCGGCGTCTTCGGCATTCCCGTGCCGGAGCGGGAGCCGGCCCGGACGGTGGCTCTCGCGCTGGCCGCGACGGGGCAGAGGGTGGGCCCCGCCCGAGTGAGGCCGTGGCTGCAGGCGTTCAGCCTGAGGGTGACGTATGGCCCCGTGGAACTGGCCGCCCAAATCGAAGCGGCGGAGAAGGCGGGGACCGCCGGCTGGTTCTTGTGGAACCCATCGGGCCGGTATCCTTACCTGGCGGCCGCCACCACGCTGGTGCGAGAATCCCCGGGGATGGTGCCGAGTCGAGCGGCAGTGACGGGGGGATGGAGCCGGCCGTGA
- a CDS encoding cytochrome C oxidase subunit IV family protein, with product MASSTPGGLQVSDRTEAVAGHAEAAAHQGYGVYVRTWVWLLVFTLLELGAATVALPRAVTVTLLVALALMKGSLIVAYFMHLRFERLQFVYAVLSPFIFAIILFGAIAPDAIFRVH from the coding sequence GTGGCATCGTCGACCCCAGGCGGCCTGCAGGTGAGCGACCGGACCGAGGCCGTCGCCGGCCATGCCGAGGCGGCCGCGCACCAGGGTTACGGTGTGTACGTGCGCACGTGGGTATGGCTTCTCGTCTTCACGCTGCTCGAACTCGGCGCCGCCACCGTGGCGCTGCCCCGAGCGGTGACGGTCACGCTGCTCGTGGCGCTGGCCCTCATGAAGGGGAGCCTCATCGTGGCCTACTTCATGCACTTGCGCTTCGAGCGGCTACAGTTCGTGTACGCGGTGCTGAGCCCGTTCATCTTTGCCATCATCCTGTTCGGCGCGATCGCGCCGGACGCGATCTTCCGGGTGCATTGA
- a CDS encoding cytochrome c oxidase subunit 3 yields MTGAHPVVTDGADETRVSGEWGGGVSPFRVSWAKLMMWLFLLSDTLTFAGLLSGYGYSRLSSPSWPASHEVFNLNLVGLMTFILICSSATMAMAVTAAKSERWADAVRFVGLTILGGLVFLGMQAYEWSHFIGEGARLSGNPWGAPLFSASFFVITGFHGLHVTAGVVYLATVLARSARRRYTADGVEVAGLYWHFVDLVWVFIFTLLYLI; encoded by the coding sequence ATGACGGGCGCCCATCCGGTCGTGACGGACGGCGCGGACGAGACCCGGGTGAGCGGGGAGTGGGGAGGCGGCGTCTCCCCGTTCCGGGTCAGCTGGGCCAAGCTCATGATGTGGCTCTTCTTGCTCTCCGACACCCTGACGTTCGCGGGGCTGTTGTCGGGGTACGGGTACTCGCGCCTGTCGAGCCCGTCGTGGCCGGCCTCGCACGAGGTCTTCAACCTCAACCTGGTCGGTCTCATGACCTTCATCCTCATCTGCTCGAGCGCCACCATGGCCATGGCGGTCACGGCGGCCAAGTCGGAGCGGTGGGCCGACGCCGTACGCTTCGTCGGGCTCACCATCCTGGGCGGGCTCGTTTTCCTGGGGATGCAGGCGTACGAGTGGAGCCACTTCATCGGCGAGGGGGCACGGTTGTCGGGCAACCCCTGGGGGGCGCCGCTGTTCAGCGCGTCATTCTTCGTCATCACCGGCTTTCACGGCCTGCACGTGACCGCCGGCGTGGTCTACCTGGCCACGGTGCTGGCCCGGTCGGCGCGGCGTCGCTACACGGCCGACGGCGTGGAGGTGGCAGGCCTGTACTGGCACTTCGTGGATCTGGTCTGGGTCTTCATCTTCACGTTGCTGTACTTGATCTGA
- a CDS encoding cytochrome c oxidase subunit 3 yields the protein MATVTTTEQQRTEGRASQTPVPGPGDPGSGYPGGPGGPWTPGSGGGASDLVSPGTGAGVFAAWVLSAAVAMLFVGFTATYLARRTSVDWQTGPMPAILYLNTAVLLGSSAALEWGRRLSRAGQARRGAGAVGIAALLGASFVAGQLEAWRQLAGEGVGLAASAHASFFYLLTGMHALHLLAGIAWLLVAWRRTARAARVAASDGDWGRSGEPPDRPGATVEPIETSLGAAAVFWHFLAGLWVYLWVLLFWT from the coding sequence ATGGCCACCGTGACGACCACCGAGCAGCAGCGGACGGAAGGCCGGGCAAGCCAGACGCCCGTGCCGGGGCCGGGCGACCCGGGCAGCGGCTATCCCGGCGGTCCCGGGGGGCCATGGACGCCCGGCTCGGGCGGAGGGGCCAGCGACCTGGTGTCACCCGGGACGGGCGCCGGCGTCTTCGCGGCGTGGGTACTGTCGGCCGCCGTGGCCATGCTCTTCGTAGGGTTCACGGCGACGTACCTGGCGCGGCGCACGTCCGTGGACTGGCAGACCGGCCCCATGCCGGCCATCTTGTACCTCAACACGGCCGTGCTGCTCGGGAGCAGCGCTGCTCTCGAGTGGGGGCGGCGCCTGTCGCGCGCCGGGCAGGCTCGTAGAGGTGCCGGCGCGGTCGGGATCGCCGCCCTGTTGGGGGCCTCCTTCGTAGCAGGGCAGCTCGAGGCGTGGCGGCAGCTTGCCGGGGAGGGCGTGGGCCTGGCCGCCAGCGCGCACGCTTCGTTTTTCTACCTGCTGACCGGGATGCACGCATTGCACCTGCTGGCCGGCATCGCATGGCTGCTGGTGGCCTGGAGGCGCACCGCCCGGGCCGCGCGGGTGGCCGCATCCGATGGCGACTGGGGCCGATCAGGCGAGCCCCCGGATCGGCCAGGCGCGACCGTCGAGCCGATCGAAACCTCCTTGGGGGCCGCTGCGGTCTTCTGGCACTTCCTGGCGGGCCTGTGGGTGTACCTCTGGGTACTGCTCTTCTGGACGTGA